The DNA sequence CTGGCGGACAGGGGCATCGCTGGTCTCCTCGACGGTTCGTGGACTTCTCGGCACGTACGGATGCGTTCACCAGGGTCCCGCAGGCACGACGGGACCCGTCCCAAAGGGCCGCCGACGCGGCATGCGACGGGCTCAGTACGCCGGTTTCAGCCCTCCCGCGGGCAGCTTCTTGCCGTCCTCACGGGCCACGCTGCACATCACGTGGCGGAAGCCGGCGTCCCACTCCTCGTCCGTGGAGGACCAGCCCCACATCTCGTGCCCCTTGCCGCGGGCCCAGTCGACGCCGTACTTCTCCTCGCAGAGCCCTCCCGTGTCGACGCTGTCCGAGGAGCCCTCCCCGGAGGCCCAGGTCCAGCCGGCCACCTGCTCGTCGTGCGGCCCGTCGCAGCTCACCAGGGTCTCGGTGGACGAACCGTCCTCGTCGTCCTCGGAGTTGATGCAGTCACCCGGGCCCAGTTGCGTGATGTACACCTCGTCGCCGAACCTGCGGAAGTCGCCGAGCGGGCCGCCGACGGTGGCGTTCTTCAGGAACAGCAGGCAGGCCGACGCCGGCGGCTCGCTCTGGCCGGCCTCGGGGGTCAGGACGTACAGCACGGGGTCGGGCATGGTGCCCCGCAGGTTTGCGGTGCGCCGGGTGCACTCGCCCTGTACGGACTTCGCGTCCGGTGCCGGTGCGGTGCGGTCGGCCGTCACGGTCGCGATGACCTGACCCTCGGGGTCGTCGTCGTGACAGTCGGCGAGCTTGAGGCCCGGCCGTCCCTTGAAGTCGTCGCCCTTCCATTCGGCGTCGACGCACTGGCCCGCCGTGAGGCCGTCACGCAGGCCCACCTGTCTGCCGTACGGGTACGTGCTGCGGGTGACGGTCGGGGACGGGACCGGGGAAGGAGTCCCGGCAGGCTTCGCCCTGACCTGCGGGCTCTGTGTCCCCTCCCCCGCCTCGCCGACGGTGACGGCACCCAGCGCGAACCCGCCGCCCCCGACCAGCACGACGGTGAGCGCCAGGAGGACGGGCAGTCGCCGGACCGGGGTGGGGAGCGAGCTCAGCGGTGTACCGCGGGTGGCGGTGGAGCTGCCCTCGTCCGGCGGGGCGGGTTGGCCGGGCCGTGAGCCACGGGTGCCGAGCGTCTCGCCCGCGGCCTCGGCGAGCAACTCGGCCGCCTCCGCCGCCTCGATCCGCTTCAGCGGGTCCTTGGTCAGCAGGCCCATGATGGCGCGGCCGAGCGGGGCACTCGCTCGCTGCGGCACGGAGGGCTCCGTGTTCAGTGCCGCGAGGAGGCTGGCGTCGAGTGTGTCGCGTTCGAAGGGGGCGGTGCCCTCGACGGCGAAGTAGAGGGTGACGCCGAGCGAGAACAGGTCGGAGGCGGCGGTCGCCTCGCCGCCGGACAGCCGCTCGGGTGCCACGTAGCCCGGGGTGCCGACGACCATGCCGCTCCGGGTGATCCGGGTTTCGCGGGGCCGCAACGAGATGCCGTAGTCCGTGAGCAGGACCCGGCCGTCGACGGTGCCCGAATGGTCGGGCGCCAGCAGGATGTTGGACGGCTTCACGTCCCGGTGGATGATGCCGAGCCGGTGCCCGGCGCGGAGTCCGTCGAGGGCGGCCGCCCCGATCCGGGCCGTCTCCTCGCTCGACAGCGGGCCGCGCTGCCTGGCCACGGCGTGCAGGTCGCGGGTACCGGGCAGGTACTCCATCACGATCCACGGGCGGTCGTCGTCCTCGACCACGTCGTACACGGTGATCACGTTCGGGTGCTCGCGCAGCTGCGCGGCCTTCAGCGCCTCGTCGCGCCCCCGGTCGGCAGGGTCGCCGAGCCGCGCGTCCGGCTCGTCCGGTACGTCGATCTCCTTGACCGCGACCTGTGCCCGGAGCTTTTTGTCCTCGGCCAGCCAGACGCTTCCTCCGCCGCCGGCGCCGAGCCGCTGCCGCAGCCGGTACCGCCCGGCGATGATCCGCTCCCGCTCCCCTGCCACCAGCGCTCTCCCCCT is a window from the Streptomyces sp. NBC_00299 genome containing:
- a CDS encoding serine/threonine-protein kinase yields the protein MAGERERIIAGRYRLRQRLGAGGGGSVWLAEDKKLRAQVAVKEIDVPDEPDARLGDPADRGRDEALKAAQLREHPNVITVYDVVEDDDRPWIVMEYLPGTRDLHAVARQRGPLSSEETARIGAAALDGLRAGHRLGIIHRDVKPSNILLAPDHSGTVDGRVLLTDYGISLRPRETRITRSGMVVGTPGYVAPERLSGGEATAASDLFSLGVTLYFAVEGTAPFERDTLDASLLAALNTEPSVPQRASAPLGRAIMGLLTKDPLKRIEAAEAAELLAEAAGETLGTRGSRPGQPAPPDEGSSTATRGTPLSSLPTPVRRLPVLLALTVVLVGGGGFALGAVTVGEAGEGTQSPQVRAKPAGTPSPVPSPTVTRSTYPYGRQVGLRDGLTAGQCVDAEWKGDDFKGRPGLKLADCHDDDPEGQVIATVTADRTAPAPDAKSVQGECTRRTANLRGTMPDPVLYVLTPEAGQSEPPASACLLFLKNATVGGPLGDFRRFGDEVYITQLGPGDCINSEDDEDGSSTETLVSCDGPHDEQVAGWTWASGEGSSDSVDTGGLCEEKYGVDWARGKGHEMWGWSSTDEEWDAGFRHVMCSVAREDGKKLPAGGLKPAY